A genomic segment from Gossypium hirsutum isolate 1008001.06 chromosome D04, Gossypium_hirsutum_v2.1, whole genome shotgun sequence encodes:
- the LOC121216255 gene encoding L10-interacting MYB domain-containing protein-like has product MVKTRNFVEGDSSLATKAVWDDELTLIFCELCVNEVNASNRPTTHLNSKGWENVITLFQAKTQKNYGKPQLKNKWDTLKKEWRLWRELLKESTGIGWCPSKKTVDATEEWWAAKIQENSDFKGFKKKGIEPRLNELMWQIFGGIVATGENAWAPSSGVLPSGVPMGDDAPNEGFGDLDEHSNENECIPPDEVPSNPSHEIPNRRKQTLGVVHGKGKKSSSSRKSSRNTLTTQIEKLCESMASPRKSVNEIIFPHSQYTISNAMDALRALGDEIPKKDELYYFATKMFQISVKREVFLNLDPDDRVWWLRHEYAEQNPIASFSSLVATSSFPFQPYHQPPPP; this is encoded by the exons ATGGTAAAGACAAGAAATTTTGTGGAGGGAGATAGTAGCTTAGCAACAAAAGCTGTTTGGGATGATGAGCTGACGttgatattttgtgaactttgcGTGAATGAAGTCAATGCTAGTAATAGACCGACaactcatctaaactcaaaagGGTGGGAAAATGTCATTActctttttcaagcaaaaacacaaaaaaattatggaaaacctcaattgaaaaataagtgggATACATTAAAAAAGGAATGGAGGTTATGGAGGGAGTTGCTTAAGGAATCTACAGGTATTGGATGGTGTCCATCTAAAAAGACGGTCGATGCTACCGAAGAATGGTGGGCTGCAAAAATACAG GAAAATTctgattttaaaggatttaagaagaaaggaattgaaccacgattgaatgagttaatgtgGCAAATCTTTGGTGGCATTGTAGCCACTGGAGAGAACGCATGGGCACCTTCATCTGGTGTTCTTCCAAGTGGGGTTCCTATGGGAGATGATGCACCTAATGAGGGATTTGGTGACTTAGATGAACATAGTAACGAGAATGAATGTATTCCTCCTGATGAGGTACCGTCAAACCCTTCTCATGAAATTCCTAATCGAAGAAAGCAAACACTTGGGGTCGTACAcggtaaaggaaaaaaatcaagttcaagtagaaaatcatcaagaaatactTTAACTACtcagattgagaaattgtgtgagagtatggctagtccaaggaagtcagtgaatgaaattatttttcctcactctcaatatactatttcaaatgcaatggatgctttgcgtgctttgggagatgaaattccaaaaaaagaTGAACTGTACTATTTTGCCACCAAAATGTTCCAAATATCGGTGAAACGAGAAgtgtttttgaacttagatccagatgatagggtttggtggcttcgacatgagtatgctgaacaaaatccaattgcatcattttcatccttggtagcaacatcctcatttcccttccaaccataccatcaaccacctccaccataa